The following proteins are encoded in a genomic region of Diabrotica virgifera virgifera chromosome 1, PGI_DIABVI_V3a:
- the LOC114324464 gene encoding aromatic-L-amino-acid decarboxylase-like, whose translation MDVTEFREFGKAAVDYIADYIETIRERPVLPSVQPGYLGELLPKEAPQTGESWQDVLQDVDRIIMPGLTHWHSPRFHAFYPTANSFPAVVGEMLSAGFGCVGLSWIASPAYTELEVVMMNWLGKLIDLPEEFLNCSEGPGGGIIQGSASEVTFIGLLAAKEKKVKDLMEKNPNLKEADIKGKLIAYTSDQSNSSVEKSGLLGSMPMRLIPSNEKGQLTATALLETIQKDKEQGLIPCYVVACLGTTPTCAFDDLTELGPICNKENIWLHVDAAYAGTAFACPEYRYLMKGVQFADSFNFNAHKWMLVNFDCSAMWVKNAKYLVEAFNVQRIYLKDNHKGLAPEYRHWQISLGRRFRALKLWFVLKIYGVEGIQKHVRGQIALAKHFEDLVKTDSRFEVCTSSMGLVTFRLKGANSLSEQLLEKLDQRKNIFVIAGHFHEKFVIRFAICSRLTNAIDVEFSWEEIKSQADEILPSDKTRIAMEMSDKRSISSIEFSDTAIENSRMEKSK comes from the exons aCCCGTATTACCATCAGTACAGCCTGGGTACTTAGGAGAACTACTACCTAAAGAAGCTCCACAAACTGGAGAATCATGGCAAGATGTCCTGCAGGACGTGGACAGAATCATCATGCCAGGCCTTACCCACTGGCACTCTCCAAGATTTCACGCTTTCTACCCCACTGCAAATTCATTTCCAGCTGTTGTTGGGGAAATGTTAAGTGCAGGATTCGGATGCGTTGGATTAAGCTGG ATTGCAAGTCCAGCATACACGGAATTAGAAGTTGTAATGATGAACTGGCTCGGAAAATTAATAGATCTTCCAGAAGAATTTCTTAATTGTTCTGAAGGACCTGGAGGAGGAATTATTCAG GGATCGGCTAGTGAGGTCACCTTTATTGGTCTTCTAGCGGCCAAAGAGAAAAAAGTCAAAGATTTAATGGAGAAAAATCCCAACCTAAAAGAAGCCGATATTAAAGGAAAACTGATAGCGTATACATCGGACCAGTCCAATTCCTCTGTCGAAAAGTCCGGATTATTGGGATCAATGCCAATGCGGCTTATACCTTCTAATGAAAAGGGTCAACTAACAGCAACTGCCCTTCTCGAAACGATCCAAAAGGATAAAGAACAAGGACTTATTCCTTGTTACGTTGTAGCTTGCCTTGGAACAACGCCTACATGTGCCTTTGATGACCTAACAGAACTAGGACCCATTTGCAACAAAGAAAACATATGGCTTCACGTAGACGCAGCCTATGCTGGAACAGCTTTTGCCTGCCCAGAATATAGGTATCTAATGAAGGGTGTTCAATTTGCAGATTCCTTCAACTTCAATGCTCATAAATGGATGTTGGTTAATTTTGATTGTTCGGCAATGTGGGTCAAAAACGCTAAATACTTAGTTGAAGCTTTTAACGTCCAAAGAATTTATCTTAAAGATAATCACAAAGGTCTCGCCCCGGAATACCGACATTGGCAAATATCTCTCGGAAGAAGGTTTAGAGCTCTGAAATTGTGGTTCGTGCTTAAGATTTATGGTGTAGAAGGTATTCAAAAACACGTCCGAGGACAAATAGCGTTAGCCAAACATTTCGAAGATTTAGTTAAAACGGACTCAAGATTTGAAGTTTGTACCTCTAGCATGGGGTTGGTAACTTTTAGACTTAAAGGAGCTAACTCTCTTTCTGAACAACTTTTAGAAAAGCTTgaccaaagaaaaaatatatttgttattGCTGGACACTTTCAcgaaaaattcgttattcgattCGCCATTTGCAGCCGATTGACTAATGCCATTGATGTCGAATTTTCTTGGGAAGAGATTAAATCACAAGCTGACGAAATTTTACCCAGTGACAAAACTCGAATCGCTATGGAGATGAGTGATAAACGAAGTATTTCTTCCATCGAATTTTCTGATACGGCTATTGAGAATAGTAGAATGGAGAaatctaaataa